The Sporosarcina luteola genome contains a region encoding:
- a CDS encoding DUF1934 domain-containing protein — protein MESNKEGRNVDVLLQSTIQHVGQAADKHELNAEGTLVEKAGKTYLRFVEDLNGQQVQTTVKLEEEDALIMRNGAVQMRLPFTQGEIRPGSYGNGPATFDLLVKTTKLEVGADKFIAHYELHAEGALLGRHELNITYTEGQ, from the coding sequence GTGGAATCAAATAAAGAAGGACGAAACGTCGATGTCCTGCTTCAATCGACGATCCAGCATGTCGGTCAGGCTGCGGACAAGCATGAGCTGAACGCAGAGGGGACATTGGTCGAAAAAGCCGGAAAGACATATTTGCGTTTTGTCGAAGACCTGAACGGCCAGCAAGTGCAAACGACGGTGAAATTGGAAGAAGAGGACGCATTGATCATGCGGAACGGGGCGGTCCAGATGCGCCTGCCATTTACGCAGGGAGAAATACGGCCAGGCTCGTACGGAAATGGTCCCGCCACTTTCGATCTTCTCGTGAAGACGACGAAGCTGGAAGTTGGAGCGGACAAATTCATAGCTCACTATGAACTGCATGCAGAAGGCGCATTGTTAGGCAGACATGAACTGAACATTACATATACGGAGGGACAATAA
- the argS gene encoding arginine--tRNA ligase, producing MNAVEKIQQEIKDAFREAVIASGLADESAMPNIILETPKNKENGDYATNIAMQLTKLAKKPPRAIAEAILEKLDTSSTSIKSMEIAGPGFINIKLKSDYLGEVVKTVLAQGADYGRSTYGENLKVQVEFVSANPTGDLHLGHARGASIGDSLCNILDFAGFDVSREYYINDAGNQVNNLALSVEARYFQALGLEKEMPEDGYQGQDIIDIGEKLAEEFGDQYVNTPEKERQEFFRKYGLDFELAKLKKDLEDFRVPFDNWFSETSLYTDGKIGIALDKLRQNGHVYEEEGATWFRSTTFGDDKDRVLIKNDGTYTYLTPDIAYHEDKLRRGFDKLINIWGADHHGYIPRMKAAIEALGYDRDTLEVEVAQMVQLYKDGEKFKMSKRTGKAVTLRELVEEVGLDAVRYFFAMRSADSQMDFDLDLAISQSNENPVYYAQYAHARISSILRQAEETNLAASTDHVDLLQTEKELSLLKKLGDFPRAVSDSARMRSPHRITIYIQELAAEFHSFYNAEKVLDPDNRDLSEARLALITATRTTIANALKLIGVAAPERM from the coding sequence ATGAACGCAGTTGAAAAGATCCAACAGGAAATTAAAGACGCATTCCGCGAGGCGGTTATCGCTTCCGGACTTGCAGATGAATCGGCAATGCCGAACATCATTCTAGAAACGCCGAAAAACAAAGAGAACGGCGACTACGCGACGAATATCGCGATGCAGTTGACGAAACTCGCGAAAAAGCCGCCCCGTGCAATCGCGGAAGCCATTCTCGAGAAATTGGACACATCTTCGACTTCCATTAAATCAATGGAAATTGCGGGTCCAGGATTCATTAATATTAAGCTGAAAAGCGATTACTTAGGGGAAGTCGTCAAAACAGTACTTGCCCAAGGCGCGGATTATGGACGTTCAACGTATGGCGAAAACCTAAAGGTCCAAGTTGAATTCGTCTCAGCGAATCCGACGGGCGACTTGCATTTAGGACATGCGCGTGGCGCTTCCATCGGTGATTCATTGTGCAATATCCTCGATTTTGCAGGCTTCGATGTATCACGGGAATATTACATCAATGACGCGGGCAATCAAGTGAATAATTTGGCCCTTTCAGTCGAGGCGCGATACTTCCAAGCATTGGGTCTCGAAAAAGAAATGCCGGAAGATGGCTACCAGGGACAGGACATCATCGATATCGGTGAGAAGCTTGCTGAGGAATTCGGCGATCAGTACGTGAACACTCCGGAAAAGGAACGCCAGGAGTTTTTCAGGAAGTATGGCCTTGATTTCGAATTGGCGAAACTGAAGAAGGACTTGGAAGATTTCCGCGTGCCTTTTGATAACTGGTTCTCGGAAACATCGCTTTATACGGACGGAAAAATTGGTATCGCGCTCGATAAATTGCGTCAGAACGGGCATGTGTATGAAGAGGAAGGTGCAACGTGGTTCCGTTCGACGACGTTCGGGGACGATAAAGACCGCGTGCTTATTAAGAATGACGGCACGTACACGTATTTGACGCCGGACATCGCATATCACGAAGACAAGCTCCGCCGTGGCTTCGACAAGCTCATCAACATTTGGGGAGCGGACCATCACGGTTATATTCCACGGATGAAAGCGGCGATTGAGGCGCTCGGTTACGACCGCGACACGCTCGAAGTGGAAGTCGCCCAAATGGTGCAGCTGTACAAAGACGGCGAGAAATTCAAAATGAGTAAGCGTACCGGAAAAGCGGTCACACTGCGCGAACTCGTCGAAGAAGTCGGTTTGGATGCCGTCCGCTATTTCTTCGCAATGCGTTCCGCCGATTCGCAAATGGACTTCGATCTGGATTTAGCGATTTCACAGTCGAATGAAAACCCTGTGTACTACGCGCAATACGCGCATGCACGCATTTCATCGATCCTTCGCCAGGCGGAAGAAACGAATCTTGCGGCTTCGACGGATCACGTGGATTTATTGCAGACAGAGAAGGAATTATCATTGCTGAAGAAACTCGGCGACTTCCCGCGTGCCGTCAGCGATTCAGCAAGAATGCGCTCGCCGCACCGGATCACAATCTATATCCAGGAGCTGGCCGCGGAATTCCATAGCTTCTACAATGCTGAGAAAGTGCTCGACCCGGATAACCGCGACTTGTCCGAAGCACGCCTTGCATTGATCACAGCAACTCGCACGACGATTGCGAATGCGTTGAAACTGATTGGCGTTGCAGCACCTGAGAGAATGTAA
- a CDS encoding ABC transporter substrate-binding protein gives MKKTWQLWLTAILATFLLAACGTDNAEKDNKSATENTQKEEQTAEAAFPITLTDAVGNEITLEKAPETIVSMIPSNTEILFALGLNDEIVGVNDWDNYPEEALEKEKIGGQEFNVEKIVSMTPDIVFAHESMLGTSDEGLQQLRDAGINVFVVKNATNFDQTYETIKTIGQATGKTDEAETIVEDMKAKVEEVLAKTDKVKAKNMKRVFIETSDAPEIYTPGKNTFMQEILDMISAENVVTEDNWVMISPEEIVKQNPDVIIVMYSYVPDIVESVKNRDGFADITAVKEDAVVQVDENLTSRTGPRLALGLEEVAKAIYPELFGE, from the coding sequence ATGAAGAAGACTTGGCAACTTTGGCTAACAGCAATCCTTGCAACGTTCCTGCTCGCGGCATGCGGCACGGACAACGCAGAGAAGGACAACAAATCGGCAACGGAAAATACACAGAAAGAAGAGCAAACGGCGGAAGCTGCATTCCCAATCACGCTCACTGACGCGGTCGGCAATGAAATCACACTCGAAAAAGCCCCTGAAACAATCGTCTCCATGATTCCGAGCAACACGGAAATCCTGTTCGCGCTTGGCTTAAACGATGAAATTGTCGGCGTCAACGACTGGGATAACTATCCGGAAGAGGCATTGGAGAAAGAGAAAATCGGCGGACAGGAATTCAACGTCGAAAAGATAGTCTCAATGACTCCGGACATCGTCTTCGCCCATGAATCCATGCTTGGCACATCTGACGAAGGGCTACAACAGCTTCGCGATGCAGGCATCAACGTATTCGTCGTAAAAAATGCAACGAACTTCGATCAAACATATGAAACGATCAAAACGATTGGCCAGGCAACTGGCAAAACGGATGAGGCTGAAACAATCGTCGAGGACATGAAAGCGAAAGTCGAAGAAGTCCTTGCGAAAACAGACAAGGTCAAAGCGAAGAACATGAAACGCGTATTCATTGAAACATCTGATGCGCCTGAAATTTATACACCGGGCAAAAATACATTCATGCAGGAAATCCTCGACATGATCAGTGCGGAAAACGTTGTAACAGAAGACAACTGGGTCATGATCAGCCCCGAAGAGATCGTCAAACAGAACCCTGACGTCATCATCGTCATGTACAGCTATGTGCCGGATATCGTCGAAAGCGTGAAAAACCGTGACGGCTTCGCTGACATTACAGCTGTCAAAGAAGACGCTGTCGTCCAAGTCGATGAAAACTTGACGAGCCGCACAGGTCCGCGCCTCGCACTAGGTCTTGAAGAAGTGGCAAAAGCCATCTATCCGGAGTTGTTTGGTGAATAA
- a CDS encoding FecCD family ABC transporter permease — translation MNKATLAYIVSAATLIVAVWLGVSIGTVKIPISTFWDSSDTTASNILWKIRMPRVILAGLVGASLAIAGAAFQGLLKNPLADPYTLGVSSGASVGAVVTLFFGLSIPILGTYTLPVFSMTGAALTMFLVIGFARLVDRSMKMETIILTGIIFGSFLGSVLSLMIALTGEELRQIIGWLLGSVSMRGWNYIIMVLPFVVIGSFILWMNRRELNAMLFGEERAHHLGVNVKRRKFMILIGGSILTGSAVAVSGTIGFVGLVVPHMTRLLWGSDHRHLLTLSFLNGASLLIICDLIARTIISPSELPVGVITAFIGAPVFAYIFYRQRRKGAM, via the coding sequence GTGAATAAAGCAACACTTGCCTACATCGTGTCCGCCGCCACGCTTATCGTGGCGGTATGGCTCGGTGTTTCGATTGGAACTGTCAAAATTCCGATCAGCACATTTTGGGATTCGTCGGATACGACCGCTTCAAATATCCTATGGAAAATCCGGATGCCCCGCGTCATCTTAGCCGGGCTCGTCGGCGCGTCGCTCGCAATCGCTGGCGCCGCTTTCCAAGGATTGCTGAAAAACCCGCTCGCGGATCCCTACACCCTCGGAGTGTCATCCGGCGCCTCGGTCGGTGCTGTCGTGACACTCTTTTTCGGTTTATCGATTCCAATCCTAGGCACATACACATTGCCCGTTTTCAGCATGACCGGGGCCGCCTTGACGATGTTCCTCGTCATCGGCTTCGCTAGGCTCGTCGACCGTTCGATGAAAATGGAGACAATCATATTAACCGGAATCATTTTCGGTTCATTCCTCGGCTCCGTCCTGTCGCTCATGATCGCCCTTACCGGCGAAGAGCTACGGCAAATCATCGGCTGGCTGCTCGGCAGCGTCTCGATGCGCGGCTGGAACTATATCATCATGGTGTTGCCGTTCGTCGTCATCGGTTCTTTCATTCTGTGGATGAACCGGAGGGAATTGAACGCGATGCTATTCGGCGAGGAACGCGCTCATCATTTAGGTGTCAACGTCAAGCGCCGGAAATTCATGATCCTGATCGGCGGCTCCATCTTGACTGGGTCCGCTGTCGCAGTGTCTGGAACGATTGGCTTCGTCGGCCTTGTCGTCCCGCATATGACGCGCCTCCTGTGGGGCTCCGACCACCGGCATCTGCTCACGTTATCGTTCCTGAACGGCGCATCATTGCTCATCATCTGCGACCTCATAGCCCGGACGATCATCTCGCCATCTGAATTGCCGGTCGGCGTCATTACAGCGTTCATCGGTGCACCTGTATTCGCGTACATTTTCTACAGACAGAGAAGGAAAGGGGCCATGTAA
- a CDS encoding adenosylcobinamide amidohydrolase: MLQVDNLTGGYGKEPIVKNISFRVNKGEILGILGPNGSGKSTLLKIISGILPKQEGTVNIDGQDAAVYSQKQFAKKVAVLPQLHAHAFSHTVKDTVALGRYPHQTGLFSSWSDEDERAVTEALDYTGITRYKDTAIELLSGGEQQRVFVAQALAQEAPILLLDEPTNHLDIAHQQQLLDTIRNHAIEKGVTVISVFHDVNLASLYCDRLLLMEKGEIAIIGEPQDVIRETMIGKVYNARVKTQPHPELPKPQMTLLPEKTEESEPFIVTKEHFTVSAERVSFKVNQPLKTVSSAVVNAGLGWYRAFVNRHVDENYNCDDVKAEMSAYLEQHGYPIADTVGMMTAVTTEHAEIGEYEGDFGTILVMVTAGVGNAVDVSQALGREQKVGTINTWVIVNGQLPEEAFIQAMITATEAKTKALQTENVKDPLTGTIATGTSTDSLLVAATQEGEHLPYAGPITPLGKLIGHGVYDCTVRAIRAYKKAKGWT; the protein is encoded by the coding sequence ATGCTGCAAGTCGACAACCTCACGGGGGGATACGGCAAGGAGCCGATCGTCAAAAATATCTCATTCCGTGTGAATAAAGGCGAAATCCTCGGCATCCTCGGCCCGAACGGCAGCGGGAAATCGACGCTGCTGAAGATCATTTCAGGCATCTTGCCGAAGCAAGAAGGAACCGTCAACATCGACGGTCAGGACGCCGCGGTTTATTCCCAAAAGCAATTCGCGAAGAAAGTCGCCGTCCTTCCGCAACTCCATGCTCACGCCTTTTCGCATACCGTGAAAGACACTGTCGCGCTCGGCAGGTATCCGCATCAGACCGGGCTTTTTTCATCATGGTCCGATGAAGACGAGCGGGCGGTGACCGAGGCGCTAGACTATACGGGCATCACCCGCTACAAAGACACGGCGATCGAACTGCTTTCAGGGGGAGAACAACAACGGGTATTCGTCGCCCAGGCGCTCGCCCAAGAAGCGCCGATCCTCCTGCTCGACGAACCGACGAACCATCTCGACATCGCCCATCAGCAGCAACTGCTCGACACGATCCGCAATCATGCCATCGAAAAAGGTGTCACTGTCATTTCCGTCTTCCATGACGTCAACCTCGCCTCGCTTTATTGCGATCGGCTGCTCCTCATGGAAAAAGGGGAGATTGCTATAATCGGCGAGCCGCAGGACGTCATCAGGGAAACGATGATCGGCAAAGTGTATAACGCGCGCGTCAAAACGCAGCCGCATCCCGAACTGCCGAAGCCGCAAATGACGCTTCTGCCAGAGAAAACGGAGGAAAGCGAACCGTTCATTGTCACTAAAGAGCACTTCACTGTCTCGGCGGAACGCGTTTCATTCAAGGTCAACCAACCCTTGAAAACCGTCTCATCCGCCGTCGTGAACGCCGGGCTAGGATGGTACCGCGCATTCGTCAACCGCCACGTCGACGAAAACTACAACTGCGACGACGTCAAAGCGGAAATGTCCGCCTATCTCGAACAGCACGGCTACCCGATAGCGGACACCGTCGGGATGATGACCGCCGTCACGACGGAACACGCGGAAATCGGCGAATACGAAGGCGATTTCGGCACGATCCTCGTCATGGTGACAGCGGGCGTCGGCAATGCCGTCGACGTCTCCCAAGCACTCGGCCGTGAACAAAAAGTCGGCACGATCAACACCTGGGTCATCGTCAACGGCCAGCTGCCCGAAGAGGCCTTCATCCAAGCGATGATCACCGCAACCGAGGCGAAAACGAAAGCGCTCCAAACCGAAAACGTCAAAGATCCGCTCACCGGCACAATCGCGACCGGCACATCGACCGATAGCCTCCTCGTCGCAGCGACGCAGGAAGGGGAGCATTTGCCATACGCAGGCCCGATCACCCCCCTCGGCAAACTGATCGGCCACGGCGTTTACGACTGCACCGTCCGTGCGATCCGTGCCTATAAAAAAGCGAAAGGATGGACCTGA
- the cbiB gene encoding adenosylcobinamide-phosphate synthase CbiB has product MQAHFVAIAIGYILDRIIGDPPNWPHPIRGIGTFISKLTAVLNKGRARVLKGAGMLFFVVFAVTAIVLVIVWFSYELHIAAGIAVEAVLIAIGLAQKSLRYAALDVYNPLQAGDLEDARTKLSWIVGRDTDKLQENEIARGAIETVSENTADGITSPLFWAFLLGAPGLWMYKAVNTLDSMIGYKDDRYREFGKFSARADDVLNFIPARITGFYILVFTPNEGEIPFRKRFVGWSKDARNHPSPNSGYLEAATAWQLGVKLGGKSTYRGTVSERPVIGPGLKPLQAAHIKSTIRQMRAVSFAFWVLMTIIGVIFYAIT; this is encoded by the coding sequence ATGCAAGCCCATTTTGTTGCAATCGCGATCGGATATATCCTCGACCGGATAATAGGGGATCCCCCGAACTGGCCGCACCCTATACGCGGGATCGGCACATTCATCTCGAAGCTCACCGCGGTTCTGAACAAAGGGCGTGCCCGCGTACTGAAAGGCGCTGGGATGTTGTTCTTTGTCGTGTTCGCTGTTACGGCGATTGTGCTTGTAATCGTCTGGTTTTCCTACGAACTACATATTGCTGCCGGGATTGCCGTAGAAGCGGTTCTCATTGCAATCGGACTCGCCCAGAAAAGTTTGCGGTACGCTGCCCTCGACGTCTACAATCCACTTCAAGCGGGCGATCTCGAGGACGCACGAACGAAGCTCTCATGGATCGTCGGCCGCGACACCGACAAGTTGCAGGAAAACGAAATCGCCCGCGGCGCGATTGAAACGGTGTCGGAAAATACAGCGGACGGCATTACGTCTCCGTTGTTCTGGGCATTCCTCCTCGGCGCACCCGGGTTATGGATGTATAAAGCCGTCAACACGCTCGATTCGATGATCGGCTATAAAGACGACCGCTACCGTGAATTCGGCAAGTTTTCAGCACGGGCTGATGACGTGTTGAATTTCATTCCCGCAAGGATAACGGGTTTCTACATCCTCGTTTTCACTCCGAATGAAGGGGAAATTCCTTTTCGGAAACGGTTTGTCGGCTGGAGCAAGGACGCTAGGAATCACCCGAGCCCAAACAGCGGCTACCTCGAGGCGGCGACTGCTTGGCAGCTCGGCGTGAAACTGGGCGGGAAAAGTACATACAGGGGAACCGTTTCCGAACGACCGGTAATCGGCCCCGGACTGAAGCCGTTGCAAGCGGCGCACATCAAATCGACCATCCGGCAAATGCGCGCGGTGTCTTTCGCCTTCTGGGTGCTAATGACGATCATTGGAGTGATTTTTTATGCAATTACCTGA
- the cobD gene encoding threonine-phosphate decarboxylase CobD, which yields MQLPEHGANPRRVYEKLGMTAPSRILDFSENCNPVGPPRTVIELWPELLTRLKAYPDASGEPFLSSVAEYHGVPKASVFAGNGAAEILSLIAERYRGKRAIVVHPTFSEYEATLMAKGVEIERIFASEVDGFKLPVDAILESISRSDALYLCTPNNPTGVLPEREDLLTLIRKAGESGCEVVLDEAFIDFADERKSFIAELKHFSHVIVVRSMTKMYAIPGIRLGYAVAHPEVIAGLQSAAPHWNVNGLAAAIGAVCLNEEAYRESAIRHAAEERVKMAAFLKSFGCTVTDSVANFLSFKPHDAGKLYTDMLGKGIVLRHSENFRGMDGRWLRIGMKSSTEMEELRSELAGALINPFK from the coding sequence ATGCAATTACCTGAACACGGGGCGAACCCTCGCCGCGTCTATGAAAAGTTAGGTATGACCGCGCCCTCGCGGATACTGGATTTCAGTGAAAACTGCAATCCGGTGGGACCTCCGCGGACTGTTATCGAGTTGTGGCCGGAACTTCTGACGCGATTAAAGGCCTACCCGGACGCGTCCGGCGAGCCTTTCCTATCAAGTGTGGCGGAATATCATGGGGTTCCGAAGGCATCGGTGTTCGCCGGCAACGGTGCGGCGGAAATATTGTCGCTCATCGCGGAACGGTACCGGGGGAAACGTGCAATCGTCGTCCACCCGACGTTTTCGGAATACGAAGCGACATTGATGGCGAAGGGAGTGGAGATTGAACGGATTTTTGCTTCTGAAGTGGACGGCTTCAAACTGCCGGTTGATGCCATTTTGGAATCGATCTCACGGTCAGATGCTCTGTACCTTTGCACGCCAAACAATCCGACGGGTGTTTTGCCAGAGCGTGAAGATCTACTGACGCTTATCCGGAAGGCGGGGGAGTCGGGCTGTGAAGTGGTTCTCGATGAGGCGTTCATCGATTTCGCTGATGAAAGAAAATCGTTCATTGCCGAATTGAAACATTTTTCGCATGTCATCGTCGTCCGGTCGATGACGAAAATGTATGCAATCCCAGGCATCCGCCTCGGATATGCAGTCGCGCATCCGGAGGTCATAGCTGGGTTGCAATCAGCGGCGCCGCATTGGAATGTCAACGGGCTGGCGGCCGCAATCGGGGCGGTTTGCCTAAATGAGGAAGCGTACCGCGAGTCCGCGATTCGCCATGCCGCTGAAGAACGCGTGAAAATGGCGGCGTTTCTGAAGAGTTTTGGCTGCACCGTAACGGACTCAGTTGCGAATTTCCTATCGTTCAAACCGCATGACGCTGGAAAACTGTATACCGATATGCTCGGGAAAGGCATCGTCCTCCGCCATTCGGAAAACTTCCGCGGAATGGACGGACGTTGGCTGCGGATCGGTATGAAAAGCAGTACGGAAATGGAAGAATTGCGGAGTGAGCTTGCAGGCGCGCTCATAAATCCGTTTAAGTGA
- a CDS encoding bifunctional adenosylcobinamide kinase/adenosylcobinamide-phosphate guanylyltransferase, with product MGGKLTFISGGVRSGKSAYAEKLLVEGAATAEGRLVYIASGRAVDEEMRQRIEQHQLDRADVCWTTIEQSVDLEEVLPFIQPNDFVLWDCLTTWLANELYMEQNNTYCIHIKGCMEKKTARLYETVAAIREKASHFIIVSNEVLDEPASTYDETRKYCEWIGQLHQHIVKLADDAIEMDCGLPLYWKKEGQVAVR from the coding sequence ATGGGAGGAAAACTAACATTCATTAGCGGCGGCGTCCGAAGCGGGAAGAGCGCATATGCAGAAAAACTGCTCGTCGAGGGGGCTGCCACCGCAGAAGGCAGACTCGTCTACATCGCTTCCGGTCGCGCGGTCGATGAGGAAATGCGACAACGTATTGAGCAACATCAGCTTGACCGGGCGGATGTATGCTGGACGACAATCGAGCAGTCGGTCGACCTGGAAGAAGTGCTGCCGTTCATTCAACCAAACGATTTCGTCCTCTGGGATTGTCTAACGACGTGGCTTGCAAATGAACTATACATGGAACAGAACAATACATACTGCATCCACATTAAAGGGTGCATGGAAAAGAAGACGGCGCGGCTTTATGAAACAGTCGCCGCCATCCGGGAAAAAGCATCGCACTTCATCATCGTTTCCAACGAAGTGCTGGACGAACCGGCTTCAACCTATGATGAAACACGGAAGTACTGTGAATGGATTGGACAGCTCCATCAACATATCGTCAAACTAGCGGACGACGCAATCGAGATGGATTGCGGGCTGCCGCTGTATTGGAAAAAGGAAGGGCAGGTGGCTGTGCGATGA